The region AAATATAAAGAAAAATGGCGAAAAGCAAAATTGATTGCTTATCTTATCATACCTTGTATAAATTCTAATGGTAATGTTAATGGCGTTCTCTACCTTCATGATGATAAAGTACATAATTGGAACCAGGATGATATTAATATTGGCAAAGCAGTAGCAACAGAATTTTCCGCAGTCATTGAGCGCAAGCAAATAGAAGAAGCACTTAAGAAGAAAAATGAAGAATTGGAAGCTTTCAACAAATTAGTTATTGGAAGAGAATTAAGAATGATTGAACTGAAAAAGGAGGTAAATGAACTTCTTGAGAAATTGGGTAAAGAGGCAAAATATAAAATGGTA is a window of Candidatus Cloacimonadota bacterium DNA encoding:
- a CDS encoding GAF domain-containing protein — translated: MIAYLIIPCINSNGNVNGVLYLHDDKVHNWNQDDINIGKAVATEFSAVIERKQIEEALKKKNEELEAFNKLVIGRELRMIELKKEVNELLEKLGKEAKYKMVE